A genomic region of Mycobacterium sp. Aquia_213 contains the following coding sequences:
- a CDS encoding pyridoxamine 5'-phosphate oxidase family protein, whose translation MTIKARNLDGYGAPTIEWARVKTVLDGQLTQAPGTGGPQRHTAWLTTINPDGSPHVRPVGVVVHNGSWYFTSGSATRKSRNLARDHRCVVSVATDQFDLALEGTADRIGDGDELASVAAAFVRSGWPAQVAGDALTAEYSAPSAGPPPWHVYRARPSAVFAMGTSEPFGATKFQLD comes from the coding sequence ATGACGATCAAAGCGCGCAATCTCGACGGCTACGGAGCGCCGACGATTGAGTGGGCCCGGGTGAAGACGGTACTGGACGGCCAGCTGACGCAGGCGCCGGGCACTGGTGGTCCGCAACGACATACGGCGTGGCTCACCACAATCAATCCCGACGGCAGCCCGCACGTGCGGCCGGTGGGGGTGGTTGTGCACAACGGCAGCTGGTATTTCACGTCCGGATCCGCGACCCGGAAGTCTCGCAACCTGGCCCGCGATCACAGATGTGTGGTCAGCGTCGCTACCGATCAGTTCGACCTTGCCCTCGAAGGCACCGCCGATCGGATCGGCGATGGCGACGAATTAGCCTCCGTCGCAGCGGCTTTTGTCCGTTCTGGATGGCCCGCCCAGGTTGCCGGCGACGCGCTCACGGCCGAGTACAGTGCGCCGTCGGCGGGCCCGCCGCCCTGGCATGTCTATCGCGCGCGGCCGTCGGCCGTGTTCGCGATGGGCACATCGGAACCGTTCGGCGCCACGAAGTTTCAGCTGGACTGA
- a CDS encoding NUDIX domain-containing protein, whose protein sequence is MPFIERLASREIYRNPWLIFREDDIRRPDGSPGIYAVVDKPTYALVMPYDGDRFRLVEQFRYPVGARRWEFPQGTAPDLADTEPAELAARELREETGLSATSFEALGLLDVAPGMTSQRGWVFLATGISEGQAAREHEEQDMRSAWFARDDVEQMIRSGVIADSQSIAAYGLFLLHGR, encoded by the coding sequence GTGCCTTTCATCGAACGACTCGCGTCGCGCGAGATCTACCGGAACCCGTGGCTGATCTTCCGGGAAGACGACATCCGTCGCCCGGATGGCAGCCCCGGCATCTACGCCGTGGTGGACAAGCCGACCTACGCGCTGGTGATGCCCTACGACGGGGACCGATTCCGGCTGGTCGAACAGTTCCGTTATCCGGTGGGCGCGCGCCGCTGGGAGTTTCCGCAGGGCACCGCACCCGACCTGGCCGACACCGAGCCCGCCGAGCTGGCCGCGCGCGAGCTGCGCGAGGAAACCGGTTTGAGCGCGACGTCATTCGAGGCACTTGGTCTGCTCGACGTCGCCCCCGGTATGACCAGTCAGCGTGGCTGGGTGTTCCTGGCCACCGGTATCTCCGAGGGGCAAGCGGCCCGCGAGCACGAGGAGCAGGACATGCGCAGCGCGTGGTTCGCGCGCGACGACGTCGAGCAGATGATCCGCTCGGGAGTGATCGCCGACTCGCAGTCCATTGCGGCGTACGGTCTGTTCCTGCTGCATGGGCGATGA
- a CDS encoding DUF732 domain-containing protein, translated as MSVPAIVAASLTVGTGVAVADDDGYLAQIKKIGLTGDSVALIQLGHLICADRANGDTPDQLAQVVQKQNPGISLSDATGVVSAAESNYCP; from the coding sequence TTGAGCGTCCCCGCTATTGTTGCCGCCTCGTTGACCGTGGGCACCGGGGTCGCGGTCGCCGACGACGACGGGTACCTCGCGCAGATCAAGAAGATCGGCCTCACCGGGGACAGCGTCGCCCTGATCCAGCTCGGGCACTTGATTTGCGCCGACCGCGCCAACGGCGATACCCCAGACCAGCTGGCCCAGGTGGTGCAGAAGCAAAACCCGGGGATCAGCCTCAGTGACGCGACGGGTGTCGTCAGCGCCGCGGAATCCAACTACTGCCCCTAA
- a CDS encoding DUF1345 domain-containing protein yields MFRDTVAVRMTVVVVLGVVVAIMVGNALGGRYALVGWITAAGVYVAWTQLILRGMDAEQTRIWATREDPTRWLADAVILTASIASLGGVGYVVAAGSRSGGEAIHAAIVGILSVAASWFAVHTLYTVHYARLYYSDDPGGIDFHDPEPPRFRDFAYVAFTVGMTYQVSDTEINLTSIRATVLRHAMVSYLLGAVVLAVTINLIAGLSSKV; encoded by the coding sequence ATGTTCCGCGACACCGTCGCGGTTCGGATGACAGTTGTCGTGGTGCTCGGAGTTGTCGTCGCCATCATGGTGGGAAATGCCTTGGGTGGGCGCTACGCGCTCGTCGGTTGGATCACCGCCGCCGGCGTGTATGTGGCGTGGACGCAGCTCATCCTGCGCGGGATGGATGCCGAGCAAACCCGGATATGGGCGACGCGTGAGGACCCGACCCGGTGGCTGGCCGACGCGGTCATCCTGACCGCAAGCATCGCGAGCCTGGGTGGGGTCGGGTACGTGGTGGCCGCCGGGTCGCGCTCCGGCGGCGAGGCGATCCACGCCGCCATCGTCGGCATTCTGAGCGTGGCGGCGTCCTGGTTCGCCGTGCACACGCTCTACACCGTGCACTACGCGCGGCTGTATTACTCCGACGATCCGGGCGGGATCGATTTCCATGACCCGGAGCCGCCGCGCTTTCGGGACTTCGCGTATGTCGCGTTCACCGTCGGCATGACCTACCAGGTGTCAGACACCGAGATCAATCTGACGTCCATCAGGGCGACGGTGTTACGACACGCGATGGTGTCCTACCTGTTGGGTGCGGTGGTGCTCGCCGTCACGATCAATTTGATCGCGGGGCTGAGCTCCAAGGTGTGA
- a CDS encoding nuclear transport factor 2 family protein — protein MPSQEAITQAVNSYLTHVANGATEEVVNLYSADATIEDPAGTDVRRGRDAVREFYAAFQDAKKETELAEIRVGGNEAAFFWHLTLDAGDTRTRISPISVMTFDDDGKITSMRAFWSPSDVRVL, from the coding sequence ATGCCTTCCCAAGAAGCCATCACCCAAGCCGTCAACAGCTATCTCACGCACGTCGCCAACGGCGCCACCGAAGAAGTGGTGAACCTCTACTCCGCCGACGCCACCATCGAGGATCCAGCCGGAACCGATGTGCGGCGCGGCCGGGATGCGGTCCGTGAGTTCTATGCGGCATTCCAAGATGCCAAGAAAGAAACCGAACTCGCCGAAATTCGCGTCGGCGGCAATGAGGCGGCGTTCTTCTGGCACCTGACGCTCGATGCCGGCGACACCCGTACCCGGATCTCGCCCATCTCGGTGATGACGTTCGACGACGACGGGAAGATCACGTCGATGCGGGCGTTCTGGTCGCCTTCCGACGTTCGTGTCCTCTAG